GTTTCTTCGAATGGTGTAGTAGGCCCGGTAGCCCTTGCCGACGTTAATTCGCAGTTCGCTGACAGCGCCGCCGACCGATCTGTAGTCGCCAAAGTTGCCATCTTCCATTCTTTCAATTCGAGAAACGATTGCGGCCTTGGCGCGTTGGTCACGCAGCTTTTTGAGCCAAGTCTCGAAGGTGCCCGTGTAGAGTACGTTCACGGAGTGATTGTCTCTTATAAGAGACGAACTGTAAAGCGAAAGTTCCCGCGTGTCGAAAAAGGGCCGACCACGCCCGTCTCATGGAAGTTGTGCGTCACAAGCGGCTGGAGATGACAGCGAGTCGGTAAACACAAAATCGGTCTTTGCTCAATCGGAAGCCGGCACGACCCGAATCCAGTGGTCGGCGAAGGCCGAATGGGTCATGAAGCCGGTCTCCTGGGGCATGTGACAGCGCACGCAGTCGTTGTTCGATTGGGGACAGGGGACGGCGAATCCGACCTGGCTGCCGTGGCAGCTCAGGCAGTTGCCATCGAAGGAGGCGGCCAGGTTCTCGTGGGGGTCGTGGCAGGTGGTGCACTTGAGGCGGCCGCCGCTTTCGTTGTAGCAGCGGC
The DNA window shown above is from Acidobacteriota bacterium and carries:
- a CDS encoding type II toxin-antitoxin system RelE/ParE family toxin, whose protein sequence is MNVLYTGTFETWLKKLRDQRAKAAIVSRIERMEDGNFGDYRSVGGAVSELRINVGKGYRAYYTIRRNAVVILLCGGDKSSQQRDIKLAQQMAAEL